From the genome of Jannaschia sp. S6380:
GTCCTTCAGTCGCGCGACGGCACCGTCCAGACCCAGTTCCCGCACGGCGTTGGGGCGGTCATGACGCCCATCCTGATCGGCCGGCTTGCCGAGATCGTCCGCGTCGCCGCAGGCATCGCGCAGATCGTCGGCGACCTGAAACGCCTCGCCGATGCGCAGGCCCAGTTCCTCCCACGGGTCGGGGTCGTGACCGGCCGCGATGGCGCCCATCTGCGTCGCCGCGACGAACAGCGCGCCGGTCTTGGCACGATGATACGCGCCCAGGTCGATCTCGGCTTCGCTTTCCCATCCCTGCCCGGCGCAGATGCCGCCCGGCATGCCGGTCCGTCGCGCCAGTGACAGCACCAGCTGCGAGGACCGCATCGGATCGACCGTGGCGGCACGGGCGAGGATCTCGAACGCCAGGACGATCAGGCTGTCCCCGGCCAGCACGGCCAGTGGCTCCGAATAGGCACGATGGACGGACGGCTTGCCGCGTCGGGTATCCGCGTCGTCGAAGCAGGGCAGATCGTCGTGAACGAGCGACGCGCAGTGGATAAGTTCCAGCGCGCAAGCGGCGGCATTCGTAATTTCGGGCCGATCGTCGCCGCAGGCGGTCGCCACACCCAGCAGGATGGTCGGCCGAATCCGCGCGCCCCCGGGCAGGATGGCATGGTCGATGGCCGCCGCCAGCCGCGCGGGCGGGGCACCGGATCGGACATGCCGCAAGGCGCCGAGGATCGTGGGTTCGATACGGGTACTGACGGTCATCACGCGCCCCTTGTGTAAACAAACGGAAGCGCAAACTGCCCCGGTTGTGTAAATCAAACTGGACACTTTGCCAGTTCGAGTCAACAATTCCACCGAGAGGATGAGGCGAATGGCGGAAGATTACGACGTCATGGTGATCGGCGCCGGGATCGGCGGGATCGCCGCTGCGCTCTGTCTGGCGCATCATGGCCGCCGCGTGCTCGTCCTGGAACGACACGGCCATCCCGGCGGCAAGATCCGGACCCTGGACACCCCGGCCGGCCCCGTGGATTCCGGCCCGACGGTCCTGACCATGCGCGACGTGTTCGAGGATCTGTTCACCTCGGTCGAGGAGCGGCTGTCCGATCATGTCGAGCTGACCCGCCTGCCAATCATCGCGCGACATTTCTGGCCGGACGGAACGCGGTTGGACCTGACCGACGATGCCGAACAGAACGTCGGGCATGTCGCCGCTGCCATGGGCCGGCCGGCGGCACGGCAGTTCCGGGCCATGGCACGCCGCGCGTCGGGCCTGTTCGTCGGGTTCGAGGGACCGGTGATGCAGTCCCCGCAACCCTCCATCACTGCCTTGACGGCGCGCGTTCTGCGCCGGCCGCGCCTGATACGGGCGATGGCGCCGCATCGCAGCCTTGCTGGAATGTTGCGAAATCGGCTGGACGACCCCCGCCTGGCACAGCTCTTCGGGCGTTACGCGACCTATGTCGGCGGGATGCCCGATGCCGCGCCCGCGATCCTCGCGCTCATCTACCACGCCGAAGCGTCCGGGGTCTGGACCCCGAAAGGCGGCATGCAGGCCCTGCCCGCGGCGATGGCGGCGCTCGCCCGCCGGAAAGGGGCGGTGTTCCAGTATCGGACCGACGCCGGCGCGATCCGGCGGTCCGACGATGGCGGCCTTATTGTAGAGACCGATCGCGGCCCCCGAACGGCCACCACGGTCATCTTCAACGGCGACCCCCGGGCGCTGACGACCGGTCGACACGGGCCCGAAGTCGCGGGTGCCGTGCCGCGCGGGGCGACCGAACCCCGCAGCCTGTCGGCCTGCGTCCTGAGCTTCTCGGCCCGCGCCCGGGGGGTGGAGCTGTCGCATCACAACGTTTTCTTCGGCGACGCGCCGGGGGCGGAGTTCGACGATCTGGCGCAGGCCCGCCTGCCGCAGGACCCGACCCTGTATGTCTGCGCGCAGGATGCGAACCGGCCCAATGCGCCGGGCCGGTTCGAGATCATCATGAACGCCCCGGCGGGCCTTCGCGAAAGGAACGACCTCGCATGCCTCGATCACATCCTCGCGCGGCTGGCGCGCTTCGGCCTGACCTTCCATCCCCGGCCCGGCCCGGAAAGCCTGACGATGCCGCGCGATTTCGACCGACTCTTCCCGCACAGCCTGGGCGCGCTCTACGGCCGGGCGCCGCAGGGGCTCGATGCGACGTTCCGGCGACCGACGGCGCGCAGCCGGATACCCGGACTCTATCTGGCGGGCGGGGGGACGCATCCCGGGGCCGGGGTGCCGATGGCGACCCTCTCCGGCCGGCACGCGGCCGCAGCGATACTTCGGGACCTGCCTTCGACGTCGACGTCCCGCCCGGCGGCTATGCCTGGTGGTATGTCGACGGGATCAGCGATGACGGCCGGCGCGCCATCTCGGTCATCGGCTTCATAGGGTCCGTCTTCTCGCCCTGGTACGCGTGGTCGGGTCGACGCTCGCCGCAGGATCACTGCTGCATCAACGTCGCGACCTACGGGCCGGCCGGGCGCTTCGCGATGACCGATCGCGGCCGCGCGGCACTGCGGCAGTCGCCCGACGCCCTGACCGTCGGTCCGTCCGAAATGCGGTGGCATGGCGACCGGCTGGTCATGGATCTGGACGAGATCGCATCGCCCCCTCGCATCGGGCGCATCCGGGGCACGGTCACGCTGACGCCCGGCGCGGTGACGGGGGTGGAGCTGTCGCTGTCGCGATCCGGCGGCCATGTCTGGCGCCCCTTCGCCCCGGTCGCGCGGATCGCGGTCGATCTGGAGGCGGAAGGATGGCAGTGGGAGGGGCACGGCTATCTGGATGCGAATTTCGGCGACCGCGCCCTGGAACGCGATTTCGACTTCTGGACCTGGGGCCGGTATCCGACGCCGGATGGCGGCGCGCTCGTCGTCTATGACGCCGCACGCAGCGATGGCACATCGCTCGACGCGGCGTTCCGCTTTGCGGCCGACGGCACCGCGCGGGCTGCGACGGCGCCGCCGCGGACGGCGATGCGGCGCAGCGGTTGGGGCGTGCGCCGGGCGACCCGTGCGGATCCCGGCACGGTACCGCGTCAGGTCATGCCGATGCTCGACGCGCCTTTCTATGCAAGATCGGTTGTCGCCACGACCATCGACGGCGCGCGGCTGCGTGGCGTGCATGAGGCGCTGGACCTGCGCCGCTTCGCCTCGCCGCTCATCAAGCCGATGCTGGCACTTCGCGTGCCGCGTCGGCGGGGTTGGCCGACGGATCAGGCCTGATCGGGGCGCAGCGGCCGCACGTCGGGGTTCAGGCGGATCATCGCCGCGTTCAACGCGGTCGCGACCGTGACCCAAGCCAGATACGGCAGGAACGCCAGGCCCGCCCACAGGCTGAGCTGCCAATGCGCGATCGTCGCCCCGAGGACCGCAAGCCAGAGAACACCGACCACCAGCAGCGCCGATTTCATCCGCCGAAGTCCGAAGAACACCGGTGTCCAGAGCGCGCTGGCCGCCGACTGCAGCGCCCAGAAGGCCAGGGCCAGACCGCTTCCATTCATCTGCGCGACATAGGCCCCCGCCGCCGAGATCAGCAGGTGGATCGTCGTCCAGGCGACCGGGAAGAGCCAGTCCGGCGGAACCCAGGACGGCTTGGCCAGACGGTCGTACCAGGCGCCCGGCGGGAACAGCGCGCCCGTCGCGGCCGTCGCCCCGCAGGCGGCCAGGAACAGCAGGAAGAACAAAAGATCCAAGGCAGCCTCCGGGCGAAACGAACCATCAGGTCAGATAGGTCGTCCCGCCCCCGCTGTCACGCGCCTTGAGGTCGGCCAGCACCGACAGCAGCGCACCCGTCCGCCCTTCGCCCCAATCGGCACGGGGTTCGGTCCGGGCGGCGGCGTCGACCAGATGCGCGACTTCGGGCAGGGGCCGGGCATAGATGACCGGCGATCGCGGCAGCACCAGGCTGCTGCCGGTCCGACCCGCAGACAGGGCGATCAGCGCCAGCTTCCGGGCCCTGCCGGTCCGCGCGCGGTGCGAGATCGTGTCGCAGCCGTTGCGCCGGATGGCGGCCCCTATCCCGCAATAGATGTGGCGCGCCGCATAGATGCCCATGCGTGCATCGGGCGGCAGGGCCGGTATGCCGGCATCGGCGCGGACATACAGCCGCCGCGCCTCGCTCAGCAGACGCCGCACCATCACGCGAACGGCAGGCGTGGCGGCCGGGTCCGCCAGGAACGCCGCGGGCGACAGGCCCGCCGCCTCCAGCCAGGAGAGCGGCAGGTAGATGCGGCCGGCGCGGGCATCCTCGCCCACATCGCGCGCGATGTTGGTCAGTTGCATCGCGACGCCCAGATCGCAGGCCCGCGCGAGGGCGCCGCGGTCGCGGACCCGCATCAGCACGCACATCATCGCACCCACGGCGCTGGCGACCCGCGCGGCATAGGCATGCAGTTCCGACATCGTGCGATATCGGCGGCCCGCCGCGTCCCAGGCCAGACCTTCCAGCAGAGCCTCGGGCAAGGCGCGGGGCATGTCGTATTCCGCGACGATGGCGGCAAAGGCGCGGTCCTCGGGCGCGTTCCGGGGCCGGCCTAGATAGGCCAGGTCGAGCCGGTCGCGCAGGGTCAGCACGGCGCGGGCCTTGTCGTGGCCCTCGTCGACCTCGTCATCGGCCAGGCGGCAGAAGGCGTAGAGGGCGAGCGCGGGGTCACGCACCCGCGCCGGCAGCAGGCGCGAGGCCGCGTGGAACGACAGCGACCCGGTGCGGATCGCGGCGCGGCAATGCGCGAGATCGTCCGCGCGGATCATTCGGCCGCCATCCGATGCGCGACCGGCGGCGCGTCCGGCACCAGCTGCGCCAGAACCTCGGCGCTGGAGATGACGCCGGGCAGGCCCGCGCCGGGATGGGTGCCGGCACCCACGAGGTAGAGGCCGCGTGCTTCCTCGCTGATATTGTGGGGGCGGAACCAGGCGCTCTGCAGGATCCGGGGTTCTATCGAGAAGCCGCAGCCCAAAGGCGAAAGATAGCGTTCGCGGAACGTGTCCGGCGTGAAGGTCATCGACGGGCCGATCCGATCCTCGAAACCTGGCATCAGCCGATCCAGGACGCGGACCATCCGCCGCCGATAGGGTTCGCGCATGGCGTCCCAGTCGACCGGATCATCGCCCCCCAGATGCGGAACCGGCGACAGCACGTAGAACGTGTCGTCGCCCGGTGGCGCCACGCCGGGGTCGGTCACCGACGGCCGGTGGACATAGACGCTCATGTCCTCGGAGAGTGTCTTGTGGCGGAAGACGTCGCGGAGCAGCCCGCGATAGCGCGGCCCGTTCAGGATGGTGTGATGCCCAACATCAATCCACCGCCCGGCGGTGCCCTTCGTTCCGAAATACCAAACGAACAGGCCCATGGACCAGGTCTTGCGGGTCAGCTTCCGGTCGGTCCAGCGCCGGCGCGGCCGGTCGCGCAGCAGATGGGCGTATGTGTGGCCCGGGTCGGCGTTGCTGACCACGATTTCGGCATCCAGCGCCTCGCCCGAGGCCAGGCGCACGCCCCGCGCGGCGCCGTCGTCGACAAGGATCCGATCGACCTGTGCGCCGGTCCGAACCTGACCGCCCTGCCTGCGGATCACCGCCGCCATGGCATCGGCGATCGCCTGCACGCCGCCCATCGCGTAATGCACGCCGAACGCCTTCTCGAGATGATTGACCAGCGTGTAGATCGACGTCACCCGCGTCGGATCCCCGCCGATGAACAGCGGATGAAACGACAGCGCCATCCGCAGCCGGGGGTCGCGCACGCGCGCCGCCACATGGGCATAGACCGACCGGTCGGCCCGCAGGCGCACGAAGGTCGGCAGCACCTTCACGATCTCCATCAGCCGATTCATGGGGCGGCGGCCAAGGTCCTCGAACCCGAAGGAATAGCGGGTCTCGCTCTCACGCAGGAACCTGACATAGCCGGCCACGTCGTCGGGGTTCAGGCGGGCGACCTCCTCGATCATCGCTTCGGTTTTGCCGCTCGCCCGGAAGCGGCTGCCGTCCGGCCACCGCACCTCGTAGAAGGGGTCCAGCGGGCGCAGGTCAACATCGCGGCGGAAATCCCGCCCGCAGGCGGCCCACAGCTCCTCGAAGACCTGCGGGACCGTCACGATGGTGGGGCCCAAATCGAACCGATGTCCGTCCCGCGTAATGGAGGAGCCACGCCCCCCAACCCGGTCCAGCCGGTCGAGGACGGTGACCCGATACCCCTTGGCGCCCAGCCGCATCGCCGCGGCCAACCCGCCGAGTCCGGCCCCGATGATCAGGGCATGCGCGGCGCGATCCGGCAGAGGAGGCATGGGTCGCTGGAACATGGCGTCAAAGATATTTGCGTAAACTAAAGTTTACAATCCCAAACCTTGCATGAGTCTGAAATTCGGTATGGTCACTGCAGTGCCCTTGAAAATAACGATCAATATGTCAGGATAGCCTGACAACTTTCAGGAGGCCGCCTTGCCGCAGGCCGTGACCATCTCTTTCTATCGCTTCGCGTCGCTGCGCGATCGTGTCTGGGCGTTCGCGATGATGGCACTTGCCCCCCGGCGGTTGCGACAGGTGCCGGACCTCGGCTTCTGGAAACTGTGCGGGTCGGGGACGGGCGAAGGGTTCACGCCGGTTCCGAACACCGCCGTCTTCGCCATCCTCGCCACCTGGCCCGACGCCGACACCGCGCGCCGACGCATTGCATCCGCCCTGCCCTTCACCCGCTATCGGGCCCGCGCGGTCGAGGACTGGACCGTGATCCTGACGCCGACCGCCGCGCGGGGCGATTGGTCGGGCCGGCGGCCGTTCGACCCGGCCCCCGCGACGTCCGATGGCCCGCTGGCCGCGCTGACCCGCGCCACCATCCGTCCCAGGAGGCTGTGGCGGTTCTGGCGGCGGGTGCCGGAGATTTCACGCATGATCGGTCGCGACCCCGACGTGGCCTTCAAGATCGGCATCGGCGAGATCCCATGGCTGCACCAGGTCACCTTCTCGATCTGGCCCGACGCGGCGGCAATGGCCCGGTTCGCGCGACGGGGCCACCATGCCGAAGCCATACGTGCCGTGCGGGAGGGCGACTGGTTCCGCGAGGAGCTCTACGCCCGCTTCGCCATCCACTCCGATCTCGGCACGTGGAACGGAACCTCACCCCTGGCCGCGCTGGAGGCATCATGAAACAGCCCTATCCGTTCGCAGCCATCGTCGGCCAGGAAGAGATGAAGCAGGCGATGATCCTGACGGCCATCGACCCTTCGCTGGGCGGCGTGCTGGTCTTCGGCGACCGCGGCACCGGCAAGTCGACCGCGGTCCGGGCGCTGGCCGCCCTCTTGCCGCCGATCGACGTGGTGGAGGACTGCCCGGTGAATTCGGCCCGCCGATCGGACTGCCCCGAC
Proteins encoded in this window:
- a CDS encoding polyprenyl synthetase family protein, with product MTVSTRIEPTILGALRHVRSGAPPARLAAAIDHAILPGGARIRPTILLGVATACGDDRPEITNAAACALELIHCASLVHDDLPCFDDADTRRGKPSVHRAYSEPLAVLAGDSLIVLAFEILARAATVDPMRSSQLVLSLARRTGMPGGICAGQGWESEAEIDLGAYHRAKTGALFVAATQMGAIAAGHDPDPWEELGLRIGEAFQVADDLRDACGDADDLGKPADQDGRHDRPNAVRELGLDGAVARLKDILGGAIASIPSCPGEAMLARMVQAQARRLMPATTSVAPGALGRNGHA
- the crtB gene encoding 15-cis-phytoene synthase, with translation MIRADDLAHCRAAIRTGSLSFHAASRLLPARVRDPALALYAFCRLADDEVDEGHDKARAVLTLRDRLDLAYLGRPRNAPEDRAFAAIVAEYDMPRALPEALLEGLAWDAAGRRYRTMSELHAYAARVASAVGAMMCVLMRVRDRGALARACDLGVAMQLTNIARDVGEDARAGRIYLPLSWLEAAGLSPAAFLADPAATPAVRVMVRRLLSEARRLYVRADAGIPALPPDARMGIYAARHIYCGIGAAIRRNGCDTISHRARTGRARKLALIALSAGRTGSSLVLPRSPVIYARPLPEVAHLVDAAARTEPRADWGEGRTGALLSVLADLKARDSGGGTTYLT
- a CDS encoding phytoene desaturase, encoding MPPLPDRAAHALIIGAGLGGLAAAMRLGAKGYRVTVLDRLDRVGGRGSSITRDGHRFDLGPTIVTVPQVFEELWAACGRDFRRDVDLRPLDPFYEVRWPDGSRFRASGKTEAMIEEVARLNPDDVAGYVRFLRESETRYSFGFEDLGRRPMNRLMEIVKVLPTFVRLRADRSVYAHVAARVRDPRLRMALSFHPLFIGGDPTRVTSIYTLVNHLEKAFGVHYAMGGVQAIADAMAAVIRRQGGQVRTGAQVDRILVDDGAARGVRLASGEALDAEIVVSNADPGHTYAHLLRDRPRRRWTDRKLTRKTWSMGLFVWYFGTKGTAGRWIDVGHHTILNGPRYRGLLRDVFRHKTLSEDMSVYVHRPSVTDPGVAPPGDDTFYVLSPVPHLGGDDPVDWDAMREPYRRRMVRVLDRLMPGFEDRIGPSMTFTPDTFRERYLSPLGCGFSIEPRILQSAWFRPHNISEEARGLYLVGAGTHPGAGLPGVISSAEVLAQLVPDAPPVAHRMAAE
- a CDS encoding TspO/MBR family protein, whose protein sequence is MDLLFFLLFLAACGATAATGALFPPGAWYDRLAKPSWVPPDWLFPVAWTTIHLLISAAGAYVAQMNGSGLALAFWALQSAASALWTPVFFGLRRMKSALLVVGVLWLAVLGATIAHWQLSLWAGLAFLPYLAWVTVATALNAAMIRLNPDVRPLRPDQA
- the crtD gene encoding 1-hydroxycarotenoid 3,4-desaturase CrtD, translated to MAEDYDVMVIGAGIGGIAAALCLAHHGRRVLVLERHGHPGGKIRTLDTPAGPVDSGPTVLTMRDVFEDLFTSVEERLSDHVELTRLPIIARHFWPDGTRLDLTDDAEQNVGHVAAAMGRPAARQFRAMARRASGLFVGFEGPVMQSPQPSITALTARVLRRPRLIRAMAPHRSLAGMLRNRLDDPRLAQLFGRYATYVGGMPDAAPAILALIYHAEASGVWTPKGGMQALPAAMAALARRKGAVFQYRTDAGAIRRSDDGGLIVETDRGPRTATTVIFNGDPRALTTGRHGPEVAGAVPRGATEPRSLSACVLSFSARARGVELSHHNVFFGDAPGAEFDDLAQARLPQDPTLYVCAQDANRPNAPGRFEIIMNAPAGLRERNDLACLDHILARLARFGLTFHPRPGPESLTMPRDFDRLFPHSLGALYGRAPQGLDATFRRPTARSRIPGLYLAGGGTHPGAGVPMATLSGRHAAAAILRDLPSTSTSRPAAMPGGMSTGSAMTAGAPSRSSAS
- the crtA gene encoding spheroidene monooxygenase, giving the protein MPQAVTISFYRFASLRDRVWAFAMMALAPRRLRQVPDLGFWKLCGSGTGEGFTPVPNTAVFAILATWPDADTARRRIASALPFTRYRARAVEDWTVILTPTAARGDWSGRRPFDPAPATSDGPLAALTRATIRPRRLWRFWRRVPEISRMIGRDPDVAFKIGIGEIPWLHQVTFSIWPDAAAMARFARRGHHAEAIRAVREGDWFREELYARFAIHSDLGTWNGTSPLAALEAS
- the crtC gene encoding carotenoid 1,2-hydratase, producing the protein MSDDGRRAISVIGFIGSVFSPWYAWSGRRSPQDHCCINVATYGPAGRFAMTDRGRAALRQSPDALTVGPSEMRWHGDRLVMDLDEIASPPRIGRIRGTVTLTPGAVTGVELSLSRSGGHVWRPFAPVARIAVDLEAEGWQWEGHGYLDANFGDRALERDFDFWTWGRYPTPDGGALVVYDAARSDGTSLDAAFRFAADGTARAATAPPRTAMRRSGWGVRRATRADPGTVPRQVMPMLDAPFYARSVVATTIDGARLRGVHEALDLRRFASPLIKPMLALRVPRRRGWPTDQA